In a single window of the Branchiostoma floridae strain S238N-H82 chromosome 2, Bfl_VNyyK, whole genome shotgun sequence genome:
- the LOC118410463 gene encoding sodium-dependent lysophosphatidylcholine symporter 1-A-like isoform X1 → MLCNVSLTEVLASGLEWLLATGESQTLTRRSNHSSATSRHPVDKITTMTKENPKPLHFWNNVCYGLSAVALSITGNAIGLFFPVFILEVAQITPAQNSILTITAKVVSSVSGFFVGFLVEATNTRWGKLKPWLFLTTFPAAACYFFLWFSPDIVSPTGKLIWYLVFYGGFKLLMRGFGNARSSLVMFATQEPRERDTLNTYSSAFDTAAILLSTLIQQGTFALFHANIGYDPCGNATLNGTHAHHGPSLDTEKTAYMTAGAVGTGIFVVCGLAAVLGVPERKDISRVQRSSCFPAGDIKELVLHPPFLAMAVINLLLMLGLNTKQNYRALLLQYTFNLSDQVFYIIIVYTVASIVATFVWSVVMRRIGRKETVCLGILVFLLPNNAALLIATEELLGSALLPFMYAVTVWGGIGDGSFKLILSVMKTDVIDNFKLKTDKKMASILYSLWGSSSIVMNGISTAVFNWILQSANYNADDCVQPNRVKQALRYITAGTPPAAYVIALLFVWLYPITEESRMKTKMALDARRTAADEERRTLLNNADNISVQERL, encoded by the exons ATGTTATGCAATGTTTCATTGACAGAAGTACTAGCATCAGGATTAGAATGGTTGTTAGCGACAGGAGAATCACAAACCCTAACACGTAGGTCAAATCATTCGTCGGCAACATCGAGACATCCTGTGGACAAGATTACAACAATGACGAAGGAGAATCCCAAACCCCTCCACTTTTGGAACAACGTGTGTTACGGTTTGTCTGCGGTTGCACTGAGCATTACAGGGAACGCCATTGGCCTTTTCTTTCCTGTGTTTATTCTCGAAGTGGCACAG ATCACGCCTGCCCAGAACTCTATATTGACGATCACGGCCAAAGTCGTGTCATCGGTAAGCGGCTTCTTCGTCGGATTTCTGGTGGAAGCAACCAACACGAGATGGGGCAAGCTGAAACCATG GCTTTTCCTCACCACGTTTCCGGCCGCGGCTTGTTACTTCTTCCTGTGGTTCTCCCCTGACATCGTCAGTCCTACAGGAAAGCTGATATGGTATCTTGTCTTCTACGGCGGATTCAAACTTCTCATGAGG GGATTTGGCAATGCAAGGTCCTCCCTCGTGATGTTTGCGACCCAGGAACCGAGAGAAAGAGACACCCTGAATACATATT CGTCCGCCTTTGACACTGCTGCAATCCTGCTGTCCACACTGATCCAACAAGGGACGTTCGCGCTGTTCCACGCCAACATTGGGTACGACCCGTGTGGCAACGCGACTCTCAACGGAACACATGCGCACCACGGACCGTCTCTAGATACAGAG AAAACGGCGTACATGACTGCAGGAGCTGTTGGAACTGGCATCTTTGTAGTCTGTGGACTGGCGGCCGTTTTGGGCGTTCCAGAAAGAAAAG ATATCAGCAGAGTACAACGTTCTTCATGCTTCCCCGCTGGTGACATCAAAGAACTTGTCCTCCATCCTCCTTTCCTAGCGATGGCTGTAATCAATTTATTGTTGATGCTGGGCCTTAAT ACTAAGCAGAACTACCGCGCCTTGCTACTGCAGTATACCTTCAACTTGTCAGACCAGGTGTTCTACATTATTATTGTATATACG GTAGCGTCAATAGTAGCGACATTCGTTTGGAGTGTAGTTATGCGTCGAATTGGCCGGAAAGAAACAGTATGCTTAGGGATTCTG GTCTTCCTACTGCCCAACAACGCTGCTCTCCTGATAGCAACGGAAGAACTGTTGGGCTCCGCGCTGCTACCGTTCATGTATGCTGTGACTGTGTGGGGTGGGATAGGAGATGGCTCTTTTAAACTGATATTAAG TGTTATGAAGACGGACGTCATCGACAATTTCAAGCTCAAGACTGACAAGAAGATGGCGTCTATTTTGTATTCCCTCTGGGGGTCTTCAAGCATTGTCATGAACGGCATCAGCACTGCTGTCTTCAACTGGATCCTGCA GTCCGCGAACTACAACGCAGATGACTGTGTCCAGCCGAACAGAGTGAAACAGGCTCTCCGGTACATAACGGCGGGCACGCCTCCTGCTGCCTACGTCATAGCCTTGTTGTTCGTCTGGCTGTACCCGATCACCGAGGAGTCTCGCATGAAAACCAAGATGGCCCTGGACGCGAG GAGAACAGCGGCAGATGAAGAGAGAAGGACGCTTCTGAATAACGCAGATAATATCTCCGTCCAAGAAAGACTTTGA
- the LOC118410463 gene encoding sodium-dependent lysophosphatidylcholine symporter 1-A-like isoform X2 produces the protein MTKENPKPLHFWNNVCYGLSAVALSITGNAIGLFFPVFILEVAQITPAQNSILTITAKVVSSVSGFFVGFLVEATNTRWGKLKPWLFLTTFPAAACYFFLWFSPDIVSPTGKLIWYLVFYGGFKLLMRGFGNARSSLVMFATQEPRERDTLNTYSSAFDTAAILLSTLIQQGTFALFHANIGYDPCGNATLNGTHAHHGPSLDTEKTAYMTAGAVGTGIFVVCGLAAVLGVPERKDISRVQRSSCFPAGDIKELVLHPPFLAMAVINLLLMLGLNTKQNYRALLLQYTFNLSDQVFYIIIVYTVASIVATFVWSVVMRRIGRKETVCLGILVFLLPNNAALLIATEELLGSALLPFMYAVTVWGGIGDGSFKLILSVMKTDVIDNFKLKTDKKMASILYSLWGSSSIVMNGISTAVFNWILQSANYNADDCVQPNRVKQALRYITAGTPPAAYVIALLFVWLYPITEESRMKTKMALDARRTAADEERRTLLNNADNISVQERL, from the exons ATGACGAAGGAGAATCCCAAACCCCTCCACTTTTGGAACAACGTGTGTTACGGTTTGTCTGCGGTTGCACTGAGCATTACAGGGAACGCCATTGGCCTTTTCTTTCCTGTGTTTATTCTCGAAGTGGCACAG ATCACGCCTGCCCAGAACTCTATATTGACGATCACGGCCAAAGTCGTGTCATCGGTAAGCGGCTTCTTCGTCGGATTTCTGGTGGAAGCAACCAACACGAGATGGGGCAAGCTGAAACCATG GCTTTTCCTCACCACGTTTCCGGCCGCGGCTTGTTACTTCTTCCTGTGGTTCTCCCCTGACATCGTCAGTCCTACAGGAAAGCTGATATGGTATCTTGTCTTCTACGGCGGATTCAAACTTCTCATGAGG GGATTTGGCAATGCAAGGTCCTCCCTCGTGATGTTTGCGACCCAGGAACCGAGAGAAAGAGACACCCTGAATACATATT CGTCCGCCTTTGACACTGCTGCAATCCTGCTGTCCACACTGATCCAACAAGGGACGTTCGCGCTGTTCCACGCCAACATTGGGTACGACCCGTGTGGCAACGCGACTCTCAACGGAACACATGCGCACCACGGACCGTCTCTAGATACAGAG AAAACGGCGTACATGACTGCAGGAGCTGTTGGAACTGGCATCTTTGTAGTCTGTGGACTGGCGGCCGTTTTGGGCGTTCCAGAAAGAAAAG ATATCAGCAGAGTACAACGTTCTTCATGCTTCCCCGCTGGTGACATCAAAGAACTTGTCCTCCATCCTCCTTTCCTAGCGATGGCTGTAATCAATTTATTGTTGATGCTGGGCCTTAAT ACTAAGCAGAACTACCGCGCCTTGCTACTGCAGTATACCTTCAACTTGTCAGACCAGGTGTTCTACATTATTATTGTATATACG GTAGCGTCAATAGTAGCGACATTCGTTTGGAGTGTAGTTATGCGTCGAATTGGCCGGAAAGAAACAGTATGCTTAGGGATTCTG GTCTTCCTACTGCCCAACAACGCTGCTCTCCTGATAGCAACGGAAGAACTGTTGGGCTCCGCGCTGCTACCGTTCATGTATGCTGTGACTGTGTGGGGTGGGATAGGAGATGGCTCTTTTAAACTGATATTAAG TGTTATGAAGACGGACGTCATCGACAATTTCAAGCTCAAGACTGACAAGAAGATGGCGTCTATTTTGTATTCCCTCTGGGGGTCTTCAAGCATTGTCATGAACGGCATCAGCACTGCTGTCTTCAACTGGATCCTGCA GTCCGCGAACTACAACGCAGATGACTGTGTCCAGCCGAACAGAGTGAAACAGGCTCTCCGGTACATAACGGCGGGCACGCCTCCTGCTGCCTACGTCATAGCCTTGTTGTTCGTCTGGCTGTACCCGATCACCGAGGAGTCTCGCATGAAAACCAAGATGGCCCTGGACGCGAG GAGAACAGCGGCAGATGAAGAGAGAAGGACGCTTCTGAATAACGCAGATAATATCTCCGTCCAAGAAAGACTTTGA
- the LOC118432572 gene encoding sodium-dependent lysophosphatidylcholine symporter 1-A-like, translating into MPADRPKSLRFWNYLCYGLSGIPPSVSGNAIGFFFSVFILEVVQLTPSQNSILTTTTQVISTISGFFVGFLVNTTNTRWGKVKPWLLFSTLPVAACNFLLWFSLNVDSSTTKLIWHLVFYCGFRMFLAGFGNARNTLVMLASNEPRERDTMLTYLTAFELVGIILSALIQQGTFALFHANIGYDPCGNGTLNDTHHGPSRDTEKTAYMVGAAVGSGVFVLCGLAVTFGVPERKDMKRQQQSSCFPVSEMKELVRHRPFLMLLVISALLEMGINTKQINSALMLQYTFDMSDQVFYIIFVYMGAAVVGIFVWNLVLCRLGRKTVICLGILLFLLPHNAALLIATEEMLGTALVPFIYASSVLGGIGEGCMYIVKSVMGTDVIDDFELKTDRKMASVLYSLWGVSGGIMDTISAAVSNWILQTANYNADDCVQPNTVGPALRYLTAGTPPAVYVIALLFVWLYPITEESRMRTKMALDARRAEADEETRVLPSYADDVSGSVQEVA; encoded by the exons ATGCCCGCGGATCGACCGAAATCCCTCAGATTTTGGAACTACCTGTGTTATGGTTTATCTGGCATTCCACCAAGTGTATCAGGGAATGCCATCGGCTTTTTCTTCTCTGTGTTTATTCTGGAAGTGGTACAG CTCACACCATCCCAAAACTCTATATTGACGACCACAACCCAAGTTATATCGACCATAAGCGGCTTCTTCGTGGGGTTTCTGGTAAACACAACCAACACGAGATGGGGAAAAGTGAAGCCATG GCTTCTCTTCTCCACCCTTCCGGTGGCGGCTTGCAACTTCCTCCTGTGGTTTTCCCTCAACGTTGACAGCTCTACGACAAAGCTGATATGGCACCTTGTCTTCTACTGTGGATTCAGGATGTTCCTGGCG GGATTCGGTAATGCCAGGAATACACTAGTGATGCTCGCCAGCAACGAACCGAGAGAAAGAGACACCATGCTTACTTACT TGACGGCCTTTGAGCTTGTTGGGATAATACTCTCCGCGCTGATCCAACAAGGAACGTTCGCGCTGTTCCACGCCAACATTGGGTACGACCCGTGTGGCAACGGGACTCTCAACGACACGCACCATGGCCCGTCTCGGGACACTGAG AAAACGGCATACATGGTGGGGGCAGCTGTTGGATCTGGCGTCTTTGTGCTATGTGGACTGGCGGTAACTTTTGGTGTTCCAGAGAGGAAAG ATATGAAGAGACAACAGCAGTCGTCCTGTTTTCCCGTCAGTGAAATGAAAGAGCTCGTCCGCCATCGTCCTTTTCTCATGCTGCTTGTGATATCAGCTTTGTTAGAGATGGGCATTAAT ACCAAGCAGATCAACAGTGCCCTGATGCTACAGTACACATTCGACATGTCAGACCAAGTGTTTTACATTATCTTCGTGTACATG GGAGCTGCAGTCGTAGGGATATTCGTCTGGAATCTGGTCTTATGTCGGCTCGGGCGGAAGACAGTAATATGCTTGGGGATTCTG CTGTTTTTACTACCGCACAACGCTGCCCTCCTGATAGCTACAGAGGAGATGCTAGGGACCGCACTGGTACCGTTCATCTACGCATCGTCTGTCCTTGGTGGGATAGGAGAAGGCtgtatgtatattgtaaaaAG CGTTATGGGTACTGACGTCATCGATGATTTTGAGCTGAAGACTGACAGGAAGATGGCGTCTGTCCTGTATTCCCTCTGGGGGGTTTCAGGTGGAATCATGGACACCATCAGCGCTGCTGTCTCCAACTGGATCCTGCA GACCGCCAACTACAACGCAGACGACTGTGTCCAGCCGAACACTGTGGGACCGGCGCTGCGCTACTTAACAGCAGGCACGCCCCCTGCTGTCTACGTCATAGCCTTGCTGTTCGTCTGGCTGTACCCGATCACCGAGGAGTCTCGCATGAGAACTAAGATGGCCCTGGACGCGAG GCGGGCAGAAGCTGACGAGGAGACGAGGGTTCTCCCCTCCTACGCAGATGATGTCTCTGGATCTGTTCAAGAAGTTGCTTAA